The DNA window CCAACTTCATGGACTACACCTACGACTCGTGCATGTACCAGTTCACCGCTGGTCAGGCGAGCCGCATGCTGACCGCCTGGAACGCCTACCGCGCGGCCTGACCGCCGCGCACCACGCGCCGGCGCCGGTCCCGTCCTCGGACGGGCCGGCGCCGCCTCTGTTCGGGCCGGAACCCACCGGGTACGGGGTCAGGCCGCCGAGCGGCGGGTGTCGAAGCCGTGCCGGCCGCGCCGGCCTTCCGGGGCGAGCGGGTCACGCCGGGCCGGGGCGTTGGCCCCCGGGTCGAGCCAGACGCGCACCTCGGGCCGGCCGGTGCCGGGGCTGGCCACCTGGTCGCGCCGGGTCAGCATCGCCGCGTCGACGGTGAACTCGAACAGCCGCCAGTCGCCCTGCGGCGCGGCGCGGCCGATCCGGGCCACCCGGGCGACGGTCGCCGGGTCGGTCACCGGGATGGCCCGGCCGGCCACGTAGGCCTCGTCGTCGCTCTCCTCCGGCGGGAAGGAGTGCAGCGCGTAGCGGCCGTCGCGTTCGAGGTCGCGACGCTTGGGCGAGTCGATGACGAAGCACCAGAGCCCGTCGTCGGTGATGACCGGGGAGACCGGGTGCACGCGCGGGCCGCCGTCGGCGCGGACCGTGGCGAGGTAGCCGAAACCCGGCCCGTACTGCTGCAACAGGAGGCGGATCTCGTCGGCGAGTCGAGGCTCGTCGGCGGCGAATTCGGACCAGGAAGCCATGCGGACATTCTATCGAACAGGTGTACGAAGATGTAGTCCGACACGCAGGTCACCCGTACCGGTCGCTATGGTGTTCCGATGCTGCTCTCCGACCGCGACCTGGTCTCCGAGATCAAGGCGGGCACGCTCGCGCTGGAGCCCTTCGAGCCCACGCTGGTGCAGCCGTCCAGCATCGACGTCCGTCTGGACCGGTTGTTCCGGGTCTTCAACAACCATCTCTACACGCACATCGACCCGTCCGTGCAGCAGGACGATCTCACCTCGATGGTGGAGGTGCCCGAGGGCCAGCCGTTCGTGCTGCACCCGGGGGAGTTCGTGCTCGCCTCCACGCTGGAGGTGATCTCGCTGGGCGACCAGCTCGCCGGGCGCCTGGAGGGCAAGAGCTCGCTGGGCCGGCTCGGCCTGCTCACCCACTCGACCGCCGGCTTCATCGACCCGGGCTTCTCCGGTCACGTCACGCTGGAGCTGTCCAACGTGGCGAACCTGCCGATCACGCTCTGGCCGGGCATGAAGATCGGCCAGCTCTGCATCTTCCGGCTCTCCTCGCCGGCCGAGCACCCGTACGGCTCGGCGGTGTACGGCTCGCGCTACCAGGGTCAGCGCGGCCCGACCCCGAGCCGCTCCTGGCAGAGCTGGCGCACCTGGCCGACCCGCTGACCGACCGGCAGGCCGGAGCGGCGCAGGGGCC is part of the Micromonospora halotolerans genome and encodes:
- a CDS encoding pyridoxamine 5'-phosphate oxidase family protein; amino-acid sequence: MASWSEFAADEPRLADEIRLLLQQYGPGFGYLATVRADGGPRVHPVSPVITDDGLWCFVIDSPKRRDLERDGRYALHSFPPEESDDEAYVAGRAIPVTDPATVARVARIGRAAPQGDWRLFEFTVDAAMLTRRDQVASPGTGRPEVRVWLDPGANAPARRDPLAPEGRRGRHGFDTRRSAA
- the dcd gene encoding dCTP deaminase, whose product is MLLSDRDLVSEIKAGTLALEPFEPTLVQPSSIDVRLDRLFRVFNNHLYTHIDPSVQQDDLTSMVEVPEGQPFVLHPGEFVLASTLEVISLGDQLAGRLEGKSSLGRLGLLTHSTAGFIDPGFSGHVTLELSNVANLPITLWPGMKIGQLCIFRLSSPAEHPYGSAVYGSRYQGQRGPTPSRSWQSWRTWPTR